In Solanum stenotomum isolate F172 chromosome 6, ASM1918654v1, whole genome shotgun sequence, one DNA window encodes the following:
- the LOC125867422 gene encoding uncharacterized protein LOC125867422 isoform X1, translating into MKAHNHPLFSDSTLVSVHDSKTFECNDSVFDTAEEKPTMNGNQNGILSHSNGYKEADSLGFPVNDIGNTNVHDNREDPLACDKKDGNEFWKVPELDDSIFFDNNNEIKGSNVRDDHNVDLSKINGDNRGGNPFACDIPSSETNEIVAASVTDDQNGGLSNIIHSKRGGNPFECDTKDRDQPWNIPEYESLGFLDDKENETINSDSPFTSHSELFENNKHFYSDKGVTDHELPELTVCYRENNFNMVKDICMDEGVPAVDKVLIESWKDDQPSTTVSVDADEEQQSNTRKSVDMGSTIASVSQDSSFKDAKNIDVTHDTEVEATGAPVPNGFNPSLENNANKDADKDSYLEDLLMIFGSKCTTNASEKPSSPNTVVRVEESNIKTSDGDQSTLQPDQVPSEQTLKSQTAVSVPDQTNSKGNSKEGVGTSIFDFNLTKPESTKTTEGGVGNLPEDSHMPKAVSVHKNGNSDNNSASSQVPFANTADNAHQQHLESQNMANGQGHFADGEASFSAARGPITGSITYSGPISYSGSVSLRSESSTTSTRSFAFPVLQNEWNSSPVRMAKAERRRLSKQKGWKQGLLCCRF; encoded by the exons ATGAAAGCTC ATAATCATCCGCTGTTTAGTGATTCCACACTAGTCTCTGTGCATGATTCTAAAACATTTGAATGCAACGACAGCGTCTTTGACACAGCTGAAGAGAAGCCTACGATGAATGGAAATCAGAATGGGATATTAAGTCATTCAAATGGTTACAAGGAGGCAGATTCTTTAGGTTTTCCTgtaaatgacatcggaaatacAAATGTCCACGACAATAGGGAAGATCCTTTGGCATGTGACAAAAAAGATGGGAATGAATTCTGGAAAGTTCCTGAACTCGATGACTCTATATTTTTTGATAACAACAATGAGATTAAGGGTTCAAATGTGAGGGACGATCATAATGTAGATCTGTCCAAGATAAACGGTGACAATAGAGGTGGAAATCCTTTTGCGTGTGATATTCCCTCAAGTGAAACAAACGAAATTGTTGCTGCAAGTGTTACGGATGATCAAAATGGAGGCTTGTCGAATATCATCCATAGCAAGAGAGGTGGAAATCCATTTGAATGTGATACAAAAGATAGAGATCAGCCATGGAATATTCCAGAATATGAGTCCCTTGGTTTCCTTGATgacaaagaaaatgaaactaTCAACTCTGATTCGCCTTTTACCTCTCACTCCGAGTTGTTTGAGAATAACAAACATTTTTATTCTGATAAAGGTGTCACCGATCACGAGCTTCCTGAATTGACAGTTTGCTATAGAGAGAACAACTTTAACATGGTTAAAGACATATGTATGGATGAGGGTGTACCTGCAGTAGATAAAGTTCTAATCGAAAGCTGGAAAGATGATCAACCAAGCACGACTGTTTCTGTTGATGCTGATGAAGAACAGCAGAGCAACACCAGGAAAAGTGTCGATATGGGGTCGACCATTGCATCTGTATCTCAAGATTCATCTTTCAAAGATGCCAAGAACATTGATGTGACTCATGATACAGAAGTAGAAGCTACTGGAGCACCTGTTCCAAACGGTTTCAATCCGTCCCTAGAGAATAATGCCAACAAAGATGCGGATAAGGATTCTTATCTCGAGGatttgttgatgatttttggttcaaaatgtactactAATGCATCAGAAAAACCATCATCTCCTAATACCGTTGTTCGTGTGGAAGAGTCCAATATAAAGACTTCTGATGGTGATCAATCTACACTGCAACCTGATCAG GTGCCTTCTGAGCAAACTTTGAAAAGCCAAACTGCAGTTTCTGTACCCGATCAAACGAACAGCAAGGGTAATAGCAAAGAGGGAGTGGGAACTAGTATTTTCGACTTCAATCTTACCAAACCAGAATCAACAAAAACCACGGAAGGAGGAGTCGGAAACTTGCCTGAAGATTCTCACATGCCAAAGGCTGTCTCCGTTCACAAGAACGGAAACTCAGATAATAATTCAGCTTCAAGTCAAGTTCCTTTTGCTAATACTGCTGACAACGCGCACCAACAACACCTTGAATCCCAAAATATGGCTAATGGACAAGGTCATTTTGCTGATGGAGAGGCAAGTTTTTCTGCAGCAAGAGGTCCTATAACAGGTTCCATCACTTACTCAGGGCCTATATCTTACTCCGGAAGCGTATCTCTTCGATCCGAAAGCAGCACAACCAGCACCAGATCCTTTGCCTTCCCAGT CTTACAAAATGAATGGAATAGCAGTCCAGTAAGAATGGCGAAAGCGGAACGGAGGCGTTTAAGTAAACAAAAAGGTTGGAAACAAGGCCTTCTGTGTTGTAGATTCTAA
- the LOC125867443 gene encoding uncharacterized protein LOC125867443: MEIKKLILTLLLICFTFFMLFPFSYAAPLLDHEGRMTLPSSPRKLKFNEHPNVKSNGNQMNLVPLNTAQLAGKEHEGEVVHARKGTRQEWVEGKDTSDFFTMDYHWVRRRRPIHNKSIRP; this comes from the exons ATGGAAATAAAAAAACTCATCCTTACTCTTCTACTCATTTGCTTCACTTTTTTCATGTTATTTCCATTTTCATATGCTGCTCCATTGTTAG ATCATGAAGGGAGAATGACTCTCCCTTCAAGTCCCAGGAAGCTCAAGTTCAATGAACATCCAAAt GTGAAAAGCAACGGAAATCAAATGAATTTGGTACCATTGAACACTGCACAATTAGCAG GTAAAGAACATGAGGGAGAAGTGGTACATGCAAGAAAAGGGACAAGGCAAGAGTGGGTTGAAGGGAAAGACACTTCTGATTTCTTCACAATGGACTATCATTGGGTTAGACGACGACGTCCCATACATAACAAGTCCATTCGCCCATaa
- the LOC125867422 gene encoding uncharacterized protein LOC125867422 isoform X2, with translation MFASQLLRLLQTLPADVNNESSVFDTAEEKPTMNGNQNGILSHSNGYKEADSLGFPVNDIGNTNVHDNREDPLACDKKDGNEFWKVPELDDSIFFDNNNEIKGSNVRDDHNVDLSKINGDNRGGNPFACDIPSSETNEIVAASVTDDQNGGLSNIIHSKRGGNPFECDTKDRDQPWNIPEYESLGFLDDKENETINSDSPFTSHSELFENNKHFYSDKGVTDHELPELTVCYRENNFNMVKDICMDEGVPAVDKVLIESWKDDQPSTTVSVDADEEQQSNTRKSVDMGSTIASVSQDSSFKDAKNIDVTHDTEVEATGAPVPNGFNPSLENNANKDADKDSYLEDLLMIFGSKCTTNASEKPSSPNTVVRVEESNIKTSDGDQSTLQPDQVPSEQTLKSQTAVSVPDQTNSKGNSKEGVGTSIFDFNLTKPESTKTTEGGVGNLPEDSHMPKAVSVHKNGNSDNNSASSQVPFANTADNAHQQHLESQNMANGQGHFADGEASFSAARGPITGSITYSGPISYSGSVSLRSESSTTSTRSFAFPVLQNEWNSSPVRMAKAERRRLSKQKGWKQGLLCCRF, from the exons ATGTTTGCTTCACAGCTTTTGAGACTTCTCCAGACTCTACCAGCTGATGTGAACAATGAAAGCTC CGTCTTTGACACAGCTGAAGAGAAGCCTACGATGAATGGAAATCAGAATGGGATATTAAGTCATTCAAATGGTTACAAGGAGGCAGATTCTTTAGGTTTTCCTgtaaatgacatcggaaatacAAATGTCCACGACAATAGGGAAGATCCTTTGGCATGTGACAAAAAAGATGGGAATGAATTCTGGAAAGTTCCTGAACTCGATGACTCTATATTTTTTGATAACAACAATGAGATTAAGGGTTCAAATGTGAGGGACGATCATAATGTAGATCTGTCCAAGATAAACGGTGACAATAGAGGTGGAAATCCTTTTGCGTGTGATATTCCCTCAAGTGAAACAAACGAAATTGTTGCTGCAAGTGTTACGGATGATCAAAATGGAGGCTTGTCGAATATCATCCATAGCAAGAGAGGTGGAAATCCATTTGAATGTGATACAAAAGATAGAGATCAGCCATGGAATATTCCAGAATATGAGTCCCTTGGTTTCCTTGATgacaaagaaaatgaaactaTCAACTCTGATTCGCCTTTTACCTCTCACTCCGAGTTGTTTGAGAATAACAAACATTTTTATTCTGATAAAGGTGTCACCGATCACGAGCTTCCTGAATTGACAGTTTGCTATAGAGAGAACAACTTTAACATGGTTAAAGACATATGTATGGATGAGGGTGTACCTGCAGTAGATAAAGTTCTAATCGAAAGCTGGAAAGATGATCAACCAAGCACGACTGTTTCTGTTGATGCTGATGAAGAACAGCAGAGCAACACCAGGAAAAGTGTCGATATGGGGTCGACCATTGCATCTGTATCTCAAGATTCATCTTTCAAAGATGCCAAGAACATTGATGTGACTCATGATACAGAAGTAGAAGCTACTGGAGCACCTGTTCCAAACGGTTTCAATCCGTCCCTAGAGAATAATGCCAACAAAGATGCGGATAAGGATTCTTATCTCGAGGatttgttgatgatttttggttcaaaatgtactactAATGCATCAGAAAAACCATCATCTCCTAATACCGTTGTTCGTGTGGAAGAGTCCAATATAAAGACTTCTGATGGTGATCAATCTACACTGCAACCTGATCAG GTGCCTTCTGAGCAAACTTTGAAAAGCCAAACTGCAGTTTCTGTACCCGATCAAACGAACAGCAAGGGTAATAGCAAAGAGGGAGTGGGAACTAGTATTTTCGACTTCAATCTTACCAAACCAGAATCAACAAAAACCACGGAAGGAGGAGTCGGAAACTTGCCTGAAGATTCTCACATGCCAAAGGCTGTCTCCGTTCACAAGAACGGAAACTCAGATAATAATTCAGCTTCAAGTCAAGTTCCTTTTGCTAATACTGCTGACAACGCGCACCAACAACACCTTGAATCCCAAAATATGGCTAATGGACAAGGTCATTTTGCTGATGGAGAGGCAAGTTTTTCTGCAGCAAGAGGTCCTATAACAGGTTCCATCACTTACTCAGGGCCTATATCTTACTCCGGAAGCGTATCTCTTCGATCCGAAAGCAGCACAACCAGCACCAGATCCTTTGCCTTCCCAGT CTTACAAAATGAATGGAATAGCAGTCCAGTAAGAATGGCGAAAGCGGAACGGAGGCGTTTAAGTAAACAAAAAGGTTGGAAACAAGGCCTTCTGTGTTGTAGATTCTAA